A region of Bombyx mori chromosome 13, ASM3026992v2 DNA encodes the following proteins:
- the LOC101746390 gene encoding phospholipase D2 isoform X1, producing the protein MYTSVSSKCNGQHITYQHPDGYRFINIEVIEDIEYKTRMERNELTLSFHNLIKRDEQLYSYTNYGMDVSTPTTPGDCLPGLFQHMDSLSPGLDSEFDESLAVPESLSVIDIDKVDNKDCDAVLAKSVPFKHIHEPPIKFNSVHRKVFIPGVEIKVRFVENERSVTTHLLNPNLYTISLQHGDFTWTIKKRYKHILNLHQQLTLYRASLNIPFPTKAHKSRRASFKNTVDTEEKAERVALEAVPRSNSKRITKPRKRRGALPRFPKKPEVMITYEGIQLRMKQLEEYLYNLLNISIYRNHHETVKFLEVSNLSFISELGSKGKEGMIQKRTGSTQPGQAGCNCFGLLGTVVCVRCNYFCTGLVCAKWQERWFFVKDTFFGYIRPRDGIVKGIMLFDQGFEVSSGMYSTGMNHGLQILNQSRQMVIKCWTKRKSKEWMNYLKTVANQSARDFTYPNVHHSFAPPRPATPARALVDGAEYFSAAADAMELAREEIFIADWWLSPEVYMKRPALNGNYWRLDMILKRKAAQGVKIFILLYKEVEMALGINSYYSKSRLANDNIKVFRHPDHAKAGVFFWAHHEKIVVVDQSVAFLGGIDLCYGRWDDHRHRLTDLGNIAQPKNSIRTKKKTSSSPGGGGLYIHNANGIDAALELAKTSRDIVIGLNDLELQDLNAKEHESSQPEQSEETESVPEPELPVLEPGDRLMIATQPDYRTDTPEIQKRNVLDKLTDRGKDIISSILFDEERNEHKFDESERKKAEKYARSNDSVLLTDALGVRGAGGTARTPAPLAQVVEGRVITESTKDALEGVEGNSKLWIGKDYTNFIVKDFNNLDLPFVDLVDRNTTPRMPWHDVGLVVQGAAARDVARHFIQRWNAIKLEKARQNTNYPYLVPKTYSDIQPLGDFDKLLNIDMNNVSCQVLRSVSSWSGGFLDPDTVEQSIHEAYVDTITRAQHYLYIENQFFITLSRSSVAVRNQIGEALFNRIMRAHRGGEAFRVYVVMPLLPAFEGEVGAPSGTSLHAVTHWNYQSISRSREAILTRLYEAGVSDPSEYITFHGLRTHSRLEGEPVTELIYVHSKLLIADDKTVICGSANLNDRSMLGSRDSEIAVLLQDEQFTDGTMNEQAFPCGRVAGALRKRLFREHLGRGEGGGEVDDPCCERFYRHVWQAVSRQNTEIYEDVFHSIPTDAVHTFAQLKRYQEEHCQTLWHTDPALANRKIDLIQGHLVDMPLDFLCNETLTPRNTSMEGMMPTSLWT; encoded by the exons TTTCACAATTTGATCAAACGAG atGAACAACTGTACAGTTACACAAACTACGGGATGGATGTATCCACGCCCACGACCCCGGGCGACTGCCTACCAGGGCTATTCCAGCACATGGACTCCTTGAGCCCAGGGTTGGACTCCGAATTTGACGAAAGTCTTGCAGTACCTGAGTCACTCTCAGTTATAGACATAGATAAAGTTGACAATAAGGATTGTGACG CAGTACTTGCCAAATCGGTGCCATTCAAACACATCCACGAACCACCTATAAAATTCAATTCGGTTCATAGGAAAGTGTTCATTCCTGGAGTCGAAATAAAGGTGAGATTTGTCGAAAACGAAAGGAGTGTTACAACACATCTGCTGAATCCAAATTT GTATACAATATCCCTGCAACATGGCGACTTCACGTGGACGATCAAGAAGCGATACAAGCACATATTAAATCTGCACCAGCAGTTAACACTATATCGGGCGTCGCTAAACATACCGTTTCCAACGAAGGCCCATAAGTCTAGGAGGGCTAGCTTCAAGAACACGGTTGACACTGAAGAGAAAGCCGAGAGGGTGGCTCTCGAAGCTGTCCCGAGGAGTAACTCAAAACGCATCACCAAACCGAGGAAGCGAAGAGGGGCTTTGCCAAG GTTTCCGAAGAAACCAGAAGTCATGATCACGTACGAAGGTATACAATTGCGAATGAAACAATTAGaagaatatttatataatctCCTGAACATATCCATATACAGGAATCATCACGAAACG GTGAAATTTCTTGAGGTTTCAAACTTATCATTTATATCGGAGCTCGGAAGCAAAGGAAAGGAAGGCATGATACAGAAGCGGACCGGCTCCACGCAGCCCGGTCAAGCAGGATGCAACTGCTTCGGACTCCTGGGTACCGTCGTCTGTGTCAG GTGTAATTACTTCTGCACCGGTCTGGTCTGTGCTAAATGGCAGGAGCGCTGGTTCTTCGTCAAGGACACATTCTTCGGCTACATAAGACCCCGGGACGGAATTGTCAAGGGCATTATGCTGTTTGATCAAGG tTTCGAGGTATCGAGCGGAATGTACTCGACTGGGATGAATCACGGTCTTCAGATACTGAACCAGAGCCGACAAATGGTCATCAAGTGCTGGACGAAACGAAAAAGCAAGGAGTGGATGAACTACCTCAAGACTGTAGCTAATCAGAGTG CCCGCGACTTCACGTACCCGAACGTGCACCACTCGTTCGCGCCCCCCCGGCCCGCCACCCCCGCGCGCGCGCTCGTCGACGGCGCGGAGTACTTCTCGGCGGCGGCCGACGCCATGGAGCTGGCGCGGGAGGAGATCTTCATAGCCGACTGGTGGCTCAGCCCCGAGGTGTACATGAAGCGGCCCGCGCTCAACGGAAACTATTGGAGGCTCGATATGATCTTGAAGAGGAAAGCA GCGCAAGGtgtgaaaatatttatattgctgTATAAAGAAGTTGAAATGGCGCTCGGCATCAACAGCTACTACAGCAAAAGTAGATTAGCTAATGACAATATTAAA GTTTTCCGTCACCCAGACCACGCGAAGGCCGGCGTGTTCTTTTGGGCGCACCACGAGAAGATCGTCGTTGTCGACCAGAGCGTCGCCTTCCTGGGGGGCATCGACCTCTGCTACGGCCGCTGGGACGACCACAGACACAG GTTGACGGATCTGGGTAATATAGCTCAACCGAAGAACTCTATAAGGACTAAGAAGAAGACTTCGAGTTCGCCGGGCGGGGGCGGCCTGTACATACACAACGCGAACGGCATCGACGCCGCGCTGGAGCTGGCCAAGACCTCCAGAGATATCGTCATCGGATTGAATGA TTTAGAACTACAAGATTTGAATGCAAAAGAACACGAATCAAGTCAGCCGGAACAAAGCGAAGAGACCGAGAGCGTTCCGGAGCCGGAGCTGCCCGTACTAGAGCCGGGCGACCGCCTCATGATCGCCACGCAGCCCGACTACAGGACCGACACGCCCGAGATACAGAAGCGCAACGTGCTCGACAAGCTGACGGACCGCGGGAAGGACATCATCAGCAGCATACTGTTCGACGAGGAGAGGAACGAGCACAAGTTCGACGAGTCCGAGCGGAAGAAGGCCGAGAAGTACGCGCGCTCCAACGACTCCGTGCTGCTCACGGACGCGCTGGGCGTGCGGGGGGCGGGGGGGACGGCGCGCACCCCCGCACCCCTCGCGCAGGTCGTCGAGGGACGCGTCATCACGGAGAGCACGAAGGACGCGCTGGAAGGCGTCGAGGGCAACTCGAAGCTGTGGATCGGGAAGGACTACACGAATTTCATTGTTAAAGATTTCAACAACTTGGATTTGCCGTTTGTCG ATCTAGTCGACCGCAACACGACGCCGCGCATGCCGTGGCACGACGTGGGGCTGGTGGTGCAGGGCGCGGCCGCGCGGGACGTCGCGCGACACTTCATACAGCGCTGGAACGCTATCAAACTAGAGAAGGCTAG ACAAAACACAAACTATCCGTACTTAGTGCCGAAGACATACAGCGACATACAGCCATTAGGGGACTTCGACAAATTACTGAACATCGACATGAACAACGTGTCTTGTCAG GTGCTACGCAGCGTGTCGAGCTGGTCGGGCGGGTTCCTGGACCCGGACACCGTGGAGCAGAGCATCCACGAAGCGTACGTGGATACGATAACGAGGGCGCAGCACTACCTCTACATCGAGAACCAGTTCTTCATCACGCTGTCTCGATCCAGCGTTGCGGTCCGGAACCAG ATCGGCGAGGCGCTGTTCAACCGCATAATGCGCGCGCACCGCGGCGGCGAGGCGTTCCGCGTGTACGTGGTGATGCCGCTGCTGCCCGCCTTCGAGGGCGAGGTGGGCGCGCCCTCCGGCACCTCGCTGCACGCCGTCACGCACTGGAACTACCAGAGCATCAGCAG GAGCCGTGAAGCCATCCTGACCCGTCTGTACGAGGCGGGCGTGTCGGACCCCTCCGAGTACATCACGTTCCACGGGCTGCGGACGCACTCGCGGCTGGAGGGCGAGCCTGTCACCGAGCTCATCTACGTGCACTCCAAGCTGCTGATAGCGGACGACAAGACGGTCATCTGCGGCAGCGCCAACCTCAACGACCGCTCCATGCTCGGCAGCAGGGACTCCGAGATCGCCGTGCTGCTGCAG GACGAGCAGTTCACGGACGGGACGATGAACGAGCAGGCGTTCCCGTGCGGGCGCGTGGCGGGCGCGCTGCGCAAGCGACTGTTCCGCGAGCACCTGGGGCGGGGGGAGGGGGGCGGCGAGGTCGACGACCCCTGCTGCGAGCGCTTCTACCGGCACGTGTGGCAGGCCGTGTCGCGACAGAACACGGAGATATACGAGGAC gtatttcacaGCATACCCACGGACGCGGTACACACGTTCGCACAATTGAAACGTTATCAAGAGGAGCACTGTCAGACATTGTGGCACACAGACCCGGCGTTGGCGAACAGGAAAATAGACCTTATACAAGGTCATTTGGTCGATATGCCGCTGGATTTCCTTTGCAACGAAACATTAACGCCGCGAAATACTTCAATGGAGGGAATGATGCCTACTTCGCTGTGGACTTGA
- the LOC101746390 gene encoding phospholipase D2 isoform X2 translates to MYTSVSSKCNGQHITYQHPDGYRFINIEVIEDIEYKTRMERNELTLSFHNLIKRDEQLYSYTNYGMDVSTPTTPGDCLPGLFQHMDSLSPGLDSEFDESLAVPESLSVIDIDKVDNKDCDVLAKSVPFKHIHEPPIKFNSVHRKVFIPGVEIKVRFVENERSVTTHLLNPNLYTISLQHGDFTWTIKKRYKHILNLHQQLTLYRASLNIPFPTKAHKSRRASFKNTVDTEEKAERVALEAVPRSNSKRITKPRKRRGALPRFPKKPEVMITYEGIQLRMKQLEEYLYNLLNISIYRNHHETVKFLEVSNLSFISELGSKGKEGMIQKRTGSTQPGQAGCNCFGLLGTVVCVRCNYFCTGLVCAKWQERWFFVKDTFFGYIRPRDGIVKGIMLFDQGFEVSSGMYSTGMNHGLQILNQSRQMVIKCWTKRKSKEWMNYLKTVANQSARDFTYPNVHHSFAPPRPATPARALVDGAEYFSAAADAMELAREEIFIADWWLSPEVYMKRPALNGNYWRLDMILKRKAAQGVKIFILLYKEVEMALGINSYYSKSRLANDNIKVFRHPDHAKAGVFFWAHHEKIVVVDQSVAFLGGIDLCYGRWDDHRHRLTDLGNIAQPKNSIRTKKKTSSSPGGGGLYIHNANGIDAALELAKTSRDIVIGLNDLELQDLNAKEHESSQPEQSEETESVPEPELPVLEPGDRLMIATQPDYRTDTPEIQKRNVLDKLTDRGKDIISSILFDEERNEHKFDESERKKAEKYARSNDSVLLTDALGVRGAGGTARTPAPLAQVVEGRVITESTKDALEGVEGNSKLWIGKDYTNFIVKDFNNLDLPFVDLVDRNTTPRMPWHDVGLVVQGAAARDVARHFIQRWNAIKLEKARQNTNYPYLVPKTYSDIQPLGDFDKLLNIDMNNVSCQVLRSVSSWSGGFLDPDTVEQSIHEAYVDTITRAQHYLYIENQFFITLSRSSVAVRNQIGEALFNRIMRAHRGGEAFRVYVVMPLLPAFEGEVGAPSGTSLHAVTHWNYQSISRSREAILTRLYEAGVSDPSEYITFHGLRTHSRLEGEPVTELIYVHSKLLIADDKTVICGSANLNDRSMLGSRDSEIAVLLQDEQFTDGTMNEQAFPCGRVAGALRKRLFREHLGRGEGGGEVDDPCCERFYRHVWQAVSRQNTEIYEDVFHSIPTDAVHTFAQLKRYQEEHCQTLWHTDPALANRKIDLIQGHLVDMPLDFLCNETLTPRNTSMEGMMPTSLWT, encoded by the exons TTTCACAATTTGATCAAACGAG atGAACAACTGTACAGTTACACAAACTACGGGATGGATGTATCCACGCCCACGACCCCGGGCGACTGCCTACCAGGGCTATTCCAGCACATGGACTCCTTGAGCCCAGGGTTGGACTCCGAATTTGACGAAAGTCTTGCAGTACCTGAGTCACTCTCAGTTATAGACATAGATAAAGTTGACAATAAGGATTGTGACG TACTTGCCAAATCGGTGCCATTCAAACACATCCACGAACCACCTATAAAATTCAATTCGGTTCATAGGAAAGTGTTCATTCCTGGAGTCGAAATAAAGGTGAGATTTGTCGAAAACGAAAGGAGTGTTACAACACATCTGCTGAATCCAAATTT GTATACAATATCCCTGCAACATGGCGACTTCACGTGGACGATCAAGAAGCGATACAAGCACATATTAAATCTGCACCAGCAGTTAACACTATATCGGGCGTCGCTAAACATACCGTTTCCAACGAAGGCCCATAAGTCTAGGAGGGCTAGCTTCAAGAACACGGTTGACACTGAAGAGAAAGCCGAGAGGGTGGCTCTCGAAGCTGTCCCGAGGAGTAACTCAAAACGCATCACCAAACCGAGGAAGCGAAGAGGGGCTTTGCCAAG GTTTCCGAAGAAACCAGAAGTCATGATCACGTACGAAGGTATACAATTGCGAATGAAACAATTAGaagaatatttatataatctCCTGAACATATCCATATACAGGAATCATCACGAAACG GTGAAATTTCTTGAGGTTTCAAACTTATCATTTATATCGGAGCTCGGAAGCAAAGGAAAGGAAGGCATGATACAGAAGCGGACCGGCTCCACGCAGCCCGGTCAAGCAGGATGCAACTGCTTCGGACTCCTGGGTACCGTCGTCTGTGTCAG GTGTAATTACTTCTGCACCGGTCTGGTCTGTGCTAAATGGCAGGAGCGCTGGTTCTTCGTCAAGGACACATTCTTCGGCTACATAAGACCCCGGGACGGAATTGTCAAGGGCATTATGCTGTTTGATCAAGG tTTCGAGGTATCGAGCGGAATGTACTCGACTGGGATGAATCACGGTCTTCAGATACTGAACCAGAGCCGACAAATGGTCATCAAGTGCTGGACGAAACGAAAAAGCAAGGAGTGGATGAACTACCTCAAGACTGTAGCTAATCAGAGTG CCCGCGACTTCACGTACCCGAACGTGCACCACTCGTTCGCGCCCCCCCGGCCCGCCACCCCCGCGCGCGCGCTCGTCGACGGCGCGGAGTACTTCTCGGCGGCGGCCGACGCCATGGAGCTGGCGCGGGAGGAGATCTTCATAGCCGACTGGTGGCTCAGCCCCGAGGTGTACATGAAGCGGCCCGCGCTCAACGGAAACTATTGGAGGCTCGATATGATCTTGAAGAGGAAAGCA GCGCAAGGtgtgaaaatatttatattgctgTATAAAGAAGTTGAAATGGCGCTCGGCATCAACAGCTACTACAGCAAAAGTAGATTAGCTAATGACAATATTAAA GTTTTCCGTCACCCAGACCACGCGAAGGCCGGCGTGTTCTTTTGGGCGCACCACGAGAAGATCGTCGTTGTCGACCAGAGCGTCGCCTTCCTGGGGGGCATCGACCTCTGCTACGGCCGCTGGGACGACCACAGACACAG GTTGACGGATCTGGGTAATATAGCTCAACCGAAGAACTCTATAAGGACTAAGAAGAAGACTTCGAGTTCGCCGGGCGGGGGCGGCCTGTACATACACAACGCGAACGGCATCGACGCCGCGCTGGAGCTGGCCAAGACCTCCAGAGATATCGTCATCGGATTGAATGA TTTAGAACTACAAGATTTGAATGCAAAAGAACACGAATCAAGTCAGCCGGAACAAAGCGAAGAGACCGAGAGCGTTCCGGAGCCGGAGCTGCCCGTACTAGAGCCGGGCGACCGCCTCATGATCGCCACGCAGCCCGACTACAGGACCGACACGCCCGAGATACAGAAGCGCAACGTGCTCGACAAGCTGACGGACCGCGGGAAGGACATCATCAGCAGCATACTGTTCGACGAGGAGAGGAACGAGCACAAGTTCGACGAGTCCGAGCGGAAGAAGGCCGAGAAGTACGCGCGCTCCAACGACTCCGTGCTGCTCACGGACGCGCTGGGCGTGCGGGGGGCGGGGGGGACGGCGCGCACCCCCGCACCCCTCGCGCAGGTCGTCGAGGGACGCGTCATCACGGAGAGCACGAAGGACGCGCTGGAAGGCGTCGAGGGCAACTCGAAGCTGTGGATCGGGAAGGACTACACGAATTTCATTGTTAAAGATTTCAACAACTTGGATTTGCCGTTTGTCG ATCTAGTCGACCGCAACACGACGCCGCGCATGCCGTGGCACGACGTGGGGCTGGTGGTGCAGGGCGCGGCCGCGCGGGACGTCGCGCGACACTTCATACAGCGCTGGAACGCTATCAAACTAGAGAAGGCTAG ACAAAACACAAACTATCCGTACTTAGTGCCGAAGACATACAGCGACATACAGCCATTAGGGGACTTCGACAAATTACTGAACATCGACATGAACAACGTGTCTTGTCAG GTGCTACGCAGCGTGTCGAGCTGGTCGGGCGGGTTCCTGGACCCGGACACCGTGGAGCAGAGCATCCACGAAGCGTACGTGGATACGATAACGAGGGCGCAGCACTACCTCTACATCGAGAACCAGTTCTTCATCACGCTGTCTCGATCCAGCGTTGCGGTCCGGAACCAG ATCGGCGAGGCGCTGTTCAACCGCATAATGCGCGCGCACCGCGGCGGCGAGGCGTTCCGCGTGTACGTGGTGATGCCGCTGCTGCCCGCCTTCGAGGGCGAGGTGGGCGCGCCCTCCGGCACCTCGCTGCACGCCGTCACGCACTGGAACTACCAGAGCATCAGCAG GAGCCGTGAAGCCATCCTGACCCGTCTGTACGAGGCGGGCGTGTCGGACCCCTCCGAGTACATCACGTTCCACGGGCTGCGGACGCACTCGCGGCTGGAGGGCGAGCCTGTCACCGAGCTCATCTACGTGCACTCCAAGCTGCTGATAGCGGACGACAAGACGGTCATCTGCGGCAGCGCCAACCTCAACGACCGCTCCATGCTCGGCAGCAGGGACTCCGAGATCGCCGTGCTGCTGCAG GACGAGCAGTTCACGGACGGGACGATGAACGAGCAGGCGTTCCCGTGCGGGCGCGTGGCGGGCGCGCTGCGCAAGCGACTGTTCCGCGAGCACCTGGGGCGGGGGGAGGGGGGCGGCGAGGTCGACGACCCCTGCTGCGAGCGCTTCTACCGGCACGTGTGGCAGGCCGTGTCGCGACAGAACACGGAGATATACGAGGAC gtatttcacaGCATACCCACGGACGCGGTACACACGTTCGCACAATTGAAACGTTATCAAGAGGAGCACTGTCAGACATTGTGGCACACAGACCCGGCGTTGGCGAACAGGAAAATAGACCTTATACAAGGTCATTTGGTCGATATGCCGCTGGATTTCCTTTGCAACGAAACATTAACGCCGCGAAATACTTCAATGGAGGGAATGATGCCTACTTCGCTGTGGACTTGA
- the LOC101746390 gene encoding phospholipase D2 isoform X3: MDVSTPTTPGDCLPGLFQHMDSLSPGLDSEFDESLAVPESLSVIDIDKVDNKDCDAVLAKSVPFKHIHEPPIKFNSVHRKVFIPGVEIKVRFVENERSVTTHLLNPNLYTISLQHGDFTWTIKKRYKHILNLHQQLTLYRASLNIPFPTKAHKSRRASFKNTVDTEEKAERVALEAVPRSNSKRITKPRKRRGALPRFPKKPEVMITYEGIQLRMKQLEEYLYNLLNISIYRNHHETVKFLEVSNLSFISELGSKGKEGMIQKRTGSTQPGQAGCNCFGLLGTVVCVRCNYFCTGLVCAKWQERWFFVKDTFFGYIRPRDGIVKGIMLFDQGFEVSSGMYSTGMNHGLQILNQSRQMVIKCWTKRKSKEWMNYLKTVANQSARDFTYPNVHHSFAPPRPATPARALVDGAEYFSAAADAMELAREEIFIADWWLSPEVYMKRPALNGNYWRLDMILKRKAAQGVKIFILLYKEVEMALGINSYYSKSRLANDNIKVFRHPDHAKAGVFFWAHHEKIVVVDQSVAFLGGIDLCYGRWDDHRHRLTDLGNIAQPKNSIRTKKKTSSSPGGGGLYIHNANGIDAALELAKTSRDIVIGLNDLELQDLNAKEHESSQPEQSEETESVPEPELPVLEPGDRLMIATQPDYRTDTPEIQKRNVLDKLTDRGKDIISSILFDEERNEHKFDESERKKAEKYARSNDSVLLTDALGVRGAGGTARTPAPLAQVVEGRVITESTKDALEGVEGNSKLWIGKDYTNFIVKDFNNLDLPFVDLVDRNTTPRMPWHDVGLVVQGAAARDVARHFIQRWNAIKLEKARQNTNYPYLVPKTYSDIQPLGDFDKLLNIDMNNVSCQVLRSVSSWSGGFLDPDTVEQSIHEAYVDTITRAQHYLYIENQFFITLSRSSVAVRNQIGEALFNRIMRAHRGGEAFRVYVVMPLLPAFEGEVGAPSGTSLHAVTHWNYQSISRSREAILTRLYEAGVSDPSEYITFHGLRTHSRLEGEPVTELIYVHSKLLIADDKTVICGSANLNDRSMLGSRDSEIAVLLQDEQFTDGTMNEQAFPCGRVAGALRKRLFREHLGRGEGGGEVDDPCCERFYRHVWQAVSRQNTEIYEDVFHSIPTDAVHTFAQLKRYQEEHCQTLWHTDPALANRKIDLIQGHLVDMPLDFLCNETLTPRNTSMEGMMPTSLWT, encoded by the exons ATGGATGTATCCACGCCCACGACCCCGGGCGACTGCCTACCAGGGCTATTCCAGCACATGGACTCCTTGAGCCCAGGGTTGGACTCCGAATTTGACGAAAGTCTTGCAGTACCTGAGTCACTCTCAGTTATAGACATAGATAAAGTTGACAATAAGGATTGTGACG CAGTACTTGCCAAATCGGTGCCATTCAAACACATCCACGAACCACCTATAAAATTCAATTCGGTTCATAGGAAAGTGTTCATTCCTGGAGTCGAAATAAAGGTGAGATTTGTCGAAAACGAAAGGAGTGTTACAACACATCTGCTGAATCCAAATTT GTATACAATATCCCTGCAACATGGCGACTTCACGTGGACGATCAAGAAGCGATACAAGCACATATTAAATCTGCACCAGCAGTTAACACTATATCGGGCGTCGCTAAACATACCGTTTCCAACGAAGGCCCATAAGTCTAGGAGGGCTAGCTTCAAGAACACGGTTGACACTGAAGAGAAAGCCGAGAGGGTGGCTCTCGAAGCTGTCCCGAGGAGTAACTCAAAACGCATCACCAAACCGAGGAAGCGAAGAGGGGCTTTGCCAAG GTTTCCGAAGAAACCAGAAGTCATGATCACGTACGAAGGTATACAATTGCGAATGAAACAATTAGaagaatatttatataatctCCTGAACATATCCATATACAGGAATCATCACGAAACG GTGAAATTTCTTGAGGTTTCAAACTTATCATTTATATCGGAGCTCGGAAGCAAAGGAAAGGAAGGCATGATACAGAAGCGGACCGGCTCCACGCAGCCCGGTCAAGCAGGATGCAACTGCTTCGGACTCCTGGGTACCGTCGTCTGTGTCAG GTGTAATTACTTCTGCACCGGTCTGGTCTGTGCTAAATGGCAGGAGCGCTGGTTCTTCGTCAAGGACACATTCTTCGGCTACATAAGACCCCGGGACGGAATTGTCAAGGGCATTATGCTGTTTGATCAAGG tTTCGAGGTATCGAGCGGAATGTACTCGACTGGGATGAATCACGGTCTTCAGATACTGAACCAGAGCCGACAAATGGTCATCAAGTGCTGGACGAAACGAAAAAGCAAGGAGTGGATGAACTACCTCAAGACTGTAGCTAATCAGAGTG CCCGCGACTTCACGTACCCGAACGTGCACCACTCGTTCGCGCCCCCCCGGCCCGCCACCCCCGCGCGCGCGCTCGTCGACGGCGCGGAGTACTTCTCGGCGGCGGCCGACGCCATGGAGCTGGCGCGGGAGGAGATCTTCATAGCCGACTGGTGGCTCAGCCCCGAGGTGTACATGAAGCGGCCCGCGCTCAACGGAAACTATTGGAGGCTCGATATGATCTTGAAGAGGAAAGCA GCGCAAGGtgtgaaaatatttatattgctgTATAAAGAAGTTGAAATGGCGCTCGGCATCAACAGCTACTACAGCAAAAGTAGATTAGCTAATGACAATATTAAA GTTTTCCGTCACCCAGACCACGCGAAGGCCGGCGTGTTCTTTTGGGCGCACCACGAGAAGATCGTCGTTGTCGACCAGAGCGTCGCCTTCCTGGGGGGCATCGACCTCTGCTACGGCCGCTGGGACGACCACAGACACAG GTTGACGGATCTGGGTAATATAGCTCAACCGAAGAACTCTATAAGGACTAAGAAGAAGACTTCGAGTTCGCCGGGCGGGGGCGGCCTGTACATACACAACGCGAACGGCATCGACGCCGCGCTGGAGCTGGCCAAGACCTCCAGAGATATCGTCATCGGATTGAATGA TTTAGAACTACAAGATTTGAATGCAAAAGAACACGAATCAAGTCAGCCGGAACAAAGCGAAGAGACCGAGAGCGTTCCGGAGCCGGAGCTGCCCGTACTAGAGCCGGGCGACCGCCTCATGATCGCCACGCAGCCCGACTACAGGACCGACACGCCCGAGATACAGAAGCGCAACGTGCTCGACAAGCTGACGGACCGCGGGAAGGACATCATCAGCAGCATACTGTTCGACGAGGAGAGGAACGAGCACAAGTTCGACGAGTCCGAGCGGAAGAAGGCCGAGAAGTACGCGCGCTCCAACGACTCCGTGCTGCTCACGGACGCGCTGGGCGTGCGGGGGGCGGGGGGGACGGCGCGCACCCCCGCACCCCTCGCGCAGGTCGTCGAGGGACGCGTCATCACGGAGAGCACGAAGGACGCGCTGGAAGGCGTCGAGGGCAACTCGAAGCTGTGGATCGGGAAGGACTACACGAATTTCATTGTTAAAGATTTCAACAACTTGGATTTGCCGTTTGTCG ATCTAGTCGACCGCAACACGACGCCGCGCATGCCGTGGCACGACGTGGGGCTGGTGGTGCAGGGCGCGGCCGCGCGGGACGTCGCGCGACACTTCATACAGCGCTGGAACGCTATCAAACTAGAGAAGGCTAG ACAAAACACAAACTATCCGTACTTAGTGCCGAAGACATACAGCGACATACAGCCATTAGGGGACTTCGACAAATTACTGAACATCGACATGAACAACGTGTCTTGTCAG GTGCTACGCAGCGTGTCGAGCTGGTCGGGCGGGTTCCTGGACCCGGACACCGTGGAGCAGAGCATCCACGAAGCGTACGTGGATACGATAACGAGGGCGCAGCACTACCTCTACATCGAGAACCAGTTCTTCATCACGCTGTCTCGATCCAGCGTTGCGGTCCGGAACCAG ATCGGCGAGGCGCTGTTCAACCGCATAATGCGCGCGCACCGCGGCGGCGAGGCGTTCCGCGTGTACGTGGTGATGCCGCTGCTGCCCGCCTTCGAGGGCGAGGTGGGCGCGCCCTCCGGCACCTCGCTGCACGCCGTCACGCACTGGAACTACCAGAGCATCAGCAG GAGCCGTGAAGCCATCCTGACCCGTCTGTACGAGGCGGGCGTGTCGGACCCCTCCGAGTACATCACGTTCCACGGGCTGCGGACGCACTCGCGGCTGGAGGGCGAGCCTGTCACCGAGCTCATCTACGTGCACTCCAAGCTGCTGATAGCGGACGACAAGACGGTCATCTGCGGCAGCGCCAACCTCAACGACCGCTCCATGCTCGGCAGCAGGGACTCCGAGATCGCCGTGCTGCTGCAG GACGAGCAGTTCACGGACGGGACGATGAACGAGCAGGCGTTCCCGTGCGGGCGCGTGGCGGGCGCGCTGCGCAAGCGACTGTTCCGCGAGCACCTGGGGCGGGGGGAGGGGGGCGGCGAGGTCGACGACCCCTGCTGCGAGCGCTTCTACCGGCACGTGTGGCAGGCCGTGTCGCGACAGAACACGGAGATATACGAGGAC gtatttcacaGCATACCCACGGACGCGGTACACACGTTCGCACAATTGAAACGTTATCAAGAGGAGCACTGTCAGACATTGTGGCACACAGACCCGGCGTTGGCGAACAGGAAAATAGACCTTATACAAGGTCATTTGGTCGATATGCCGCTGGATTTCCTTTGCAACGAAACATTAACGCCGCGAAATACTTCAATGGAGGGAATGATGCCTACTTCGCTGTGGACTTGA